Below is a genomic region from Anoxybacillus flavithermus.
TGTGGAAGAAGACGATCAAATTCGTGTCCGTCTTCGTTCAAGAGGTCCGATTGTCAATGAAGTGGCGAAAAAATACCGTGGCGGAGGTCATCCGCTAGCAGCAGGTGCGTCGATTTATTCGTGGGAAGAAGTTGAACACGTATTGGCAGATTTAAATGAAGTATGCAAGCAACAGTAGAGCGCTTTCTACTGTTGCTTTAATTTTAGTTCAATAGATATATGAGTGAAAAATAAAATCGTTTCGATATCGAGATGGTACGTTCGATTGTCGATGATGTACGTTTTATTTTCAATTGCTTTTTTTAATAGCTCTCTACTTTTATATACCGTTTCAATATCTTTTGCGGTGATATGTTGAATGTCTTTTTTTATATCTTCTTCCATGCGAAAAGTTGTATACGTGTCGATGCCATAAGATTTGGCATTGATCACTTTTACATCAATGGATTGGATTGTTAGTCGCTTTTTATTTTCTTTGTTTAGCTGAATGTAATCTTGTTGCCAAATGTTCAAATCATGTTTTAATTGCGCAATAATTTCTTGTTGCATTTTGAGCAGGCGCACTTGTTTTTCTTGTAAAATGCCAAAGATTTGTGAGAAAACGATCCAACTGATAAGTGCACCAATTGCCGCTCCAGCGAAAAAGCGTTGCCAGCCTGGATCGCGTGTGTACGGTGGAACTCTCATGCGCCATGCTCCTGTGTAAACCAGCGAATGAATGTCATACCTGTTTGTGCCCCGCCAGTTGCCGATAAAATAAGTAAAAATTGTTTAATGACATCACGCGTTTCCCCTTGGAAAAATCCGCGTTCCATGCTGTAAAACGTATCAAACGTACCACCAATGGCTGCAATTAACGCCCAAATTTTCAAACTGCTCGCAAAGCGATACATCATCGTCAGCGGCGGTTCACCAGACAAAAAAGCCCCGAATCCCCCGATGAGTGCCCCTCCAACTAACACGCCTAAAGCAATGAAATAGCTTTGAATAAAAGCAGGTAAAAACGCTGTTTTTATCTCCATCTCGCTCACTCCTTCTGTATACTATGTATATGGGACAAATAAACAAGGTATGTTTTGCTTTTCGGCTTTTATAGAGCATATAATAGAAAAAAATAGAAAAGGTGGGAGACACATTGTCGTTTATCCATCTACAAGTGCGGAGTGGTTATAGCTTATTAAGTAGCACAGTCAAAATAGAGGAACTTGTCACGCGCGCACGTGAACTCCAATTTCCAGCCATCGCTTTAACAGATGAAAACGTCCTATATGGCGTTATGCCTTTTTATGAGGCGTGTCAAGCGCATGGAATTAAGCCAATTATCGGCATGATGGCAACGATTATGGATGAACATGGTCATCCGGATCAGCTTGTGTTGTTAGCAAAAAATAACGACGGGTATCGTCAACTTGTCCATATTGCTACAGCCATTCAAATGAATGATGGAAAGGGCATTTCTTTGCTTGATTTCTCACATCATACGAGCGAACTCATCGGTATGACAAGTGGGGTATACGGTCGGGTGGAGCAACATTTATTGAACGGCGAAATAGAGCAAGCAGAGGCGATCGTTCAAACGTATGCGAAGCTGTTTCAACGTGGCGACTTTTATATAAACGTGCAGCGACATGGCTTACAAGAACAAGAGCATTTGTTGTCACTACTTTTTGAACATAGTAAACGATGGGACATCCCGCTCGTGGCAACAAACGATGTGCGTTACATATATAAAGAAGATACGCTTGCTTTTGAATGTTTGCTTGCAATGAAACACGGAAAGAAAATGGTTGACCCGAACCGTCCTCGCTTGGCAACAAATGAATATCATTTGAAAAGTGCTCACGAAATGGCCGCGTTATTTTCAAGTGGTTACGAAGCGGTCGAGGAGACGGTACGCATTGCGCAGCGATGTCATGTGACGTTTGAGTCTAAAAGATGGTTTATGCCGCGCTATCCTGTTCCTTCTGGGAAAACGGCTGACGAATATTTGCAAACGTGGTGTTGGGAGCAATTCACGAAACGGTTTCCTGATCGACCAAAAGCATATGTCGCTCGATTGCAATATGAACTGCAAATCATTCAACAGATGAATTTTAGTGACTACTTTTTAATTGTTGCTGATTTTGTTCGTTTTGCTCGTGAACGAGGCATATTAACGGGGCCGGGACGTGGATCAGCCGCTGGATCGATCGTCGCTTACATACTCGGTATTACCCAAGTCGACCCTCTGCAATATGGGTTATTGTTTGAGCGCTTTTTAAATCCGGCACGTTTATCTCTCCCAGATATTGATATCGATTTTCCAGATGATCGTCGTGAAGAAGTGATTCGTTACATCGAGCAAAAATACGGAACCGATCACGTTGCACAAATTGTGACGTTTGGAACTTTCGGAATGCGTTCTGCTATTCGTGAAGTTGGTCGTGTTTTTGATGTCGATGAACGCGAAATCCAACAAACGCTAGCAACTGGAAGCTTTGATCGTACGCTCCCATGGCACTACGTTGCACAACGAATTGAAGGATTACCGAAGCATACGTCCGTTCATGCTGCCGGTATTGTGATTAGCCCCCGTCCATTAACGGACATCATCCCTCTTCAAAGCGGGCAGACGACAACATATGTGACACAATATGCAATGGATGCGCTTGAACGACTAGGCTTACTAAAATTCGATTTACTTGCGCTTAAAAATTTAACGATGATCGAACAAATGATTCAAAGCATTGAACAACGTACAGGCCATCGTTTGAGTTTTGAAAACATGCCAATTGATGATCAAAAAACGTACGCACTTTTAAGTCGAGGGGATACATTTGGTGTGTTTCAGCTTGAGTCAGAAGGAATGAAGCGGATATTGCGCGAATTACAACCGACAACGTTTGAAGATATTGTTGCAGTGAACGCCTTATTTCGTCCGGGACCGATGGAACAAATTCCAACATATATTGCTCGCAAACATGGCCGTGAACCAATCCATTACATGCATGATGATTTGCAATCGATTTTGCAATCGACATATGGCGTCATCGTGTACCAAGAACAAATTATGAAAATTGCTGAACAAATGGCGAAATTTTCATTAGCTCAGGCAGATTTATTACGTCGAGCAATAAGTAAAAAAGACGTTGGACAAATGGAAAAAGAGAAAAAACACTTCATTGAGGGATGCATACAAAATGGATACGATGCGCATCTCGCAAACGAATTGTATGAGCTTATCGTTCGTTTTGCTGGATATGGGTTTAACCGTAGCCACGCGGTAGCATATAGCTACATCGCATATATGCTCGCGTATATTAAAGCACATTATCCGCTTGATTTTTATGCCGCTGTACTAACAAACGTAAGTGGGCAAAAAGAAAAAATGATGCAGTGTGTACACGAACTTCGGAGCAAAAAAATACGGCTACTCCCTCCTTCCATTGCACGAAGCGAAGGGCACTTTACTGTTGATGATAACGGTATTCGCTTTGGGTTGTTGGCAATTAAGCAAGTGAACGCTGCTTTTGTCAAACAAATGGTTCGCGAGCGTCAAAAACGTCCATTTTCCGATTTTTTTGATTTTGTTTCACGGCTACGTATGGAATCTTCACAAAAAAAAGTGATCGAGGCGCTTATTTTTTCAGGTTGTTTTGACGAGTTTCATATTGAACGTGCCACCCTTTACGCAAGCATTGATGTTGCGATTGAGCATGCGGAGTTGATGAATTTCTCTCTTCATGTACAGCCAAAATACGTTCATGCTGAGCCGTTATCGCTTATCGATCAACTAAAATATGAAAAACAATGGCTGAACGTATACGTGTCCCCACATCCTGTTGAATCATTTTCACATTTTTATTCGATGTGGGGAGCAAAGCGCATGTATGAATGGACGAAAGAAAATGTGAATCATGGCAAAGTAATTGTATATGTTGAGGAGGTGACGAGAAAACGGACGAAAAAAGGGGAAGAAATGGCGTTTGTTACAATTTGTGATGATAGTGATGAATGGCAAGCGGTCGTATTTCCGACGAGTTATCGGCGGTTTCATGATTTATTGCAACAAGGAAGCATACTGTATATGGAAGGAAAAATAGAGCAGCGATCGAGCGGGTGGCATCTCATTGTACAACAAGTGAGAAAACCAGTATGTGTGTATATCAAAATTGATGAACAGCATGCGTCGCCAGTTGTGTTAAAGCAGTTGAAGGATGTGCTAACCGCTCATCGTGGACATGCACCTGTCATTTTGTATTATGAAACGGAACGAAAAAAAGTACAGCTTTCCCATGAATACGCGGTGTCTCCAAACGATGTATGCATTCGGCAATTAGTAACATTGCTCGGGGATGGGAATGTTGCAGTGAAATAAAAATGCTTTACTATTTTTCATTTTTATTATATTTTTATAGAAGTTAAGTGGTCAGACCAGTAAGGATCACTTTGTGAGGAGGAAGATGTCGTGTCGTTGTTTGAAGAAGCGCTCCGTATGCATAAGCGCTATCAAGGAAAACTAGAAGTAAAGGCGAAAGTACCGTTAAAAAATGCTTACGATTTAAGCTTGGCTTATTCTCCCGGTGTAGCAGAACCGTGCAAAGTGATCCATCAAGAACCGAGCAAAATATATGATTATACGTTAAAAGCGAATACAGTAGCTGTCGTATCCAATGGAAGTGCGGTGTTAGGACTTGGGAATATCGGGGCAGAAGCAGCACTGCCAGTCATGGAAGGAAAGGCAGTCCTTTTTAAAAGTTTTGCTGGAGTTGATGCGTTTCCAATTTGTTTAAATACATCAGACGCGGAACAAATCATTCAAACAGTAAAGCTACTTGAGTCGACATTTGGTGGCATTAACTTGGAAGATATCGCGGCCCCGCATTGTTTTATCATCGAAGAACGCTTAAAGCAGGAACTGAACATCCCTGTTTTTCATGATGATCAACACGGAACAGCGATTGTGACCGTTGCAGGTTTAGTGAATGCATTAAAGTTAGTGAATAAAAAAATAGAAGACGTTCGAGTTGTTATTAATGGAGCAGGAGCAGCTGGGATTGCGATTATTAAATTGCTTCGTTGTTACGGAGTGAAGCATATGATCATGTGCGATTCCAAAGGGGCAATTTATGAAGGACGCCCGTACGGGATGAATGACGTGAAGCGAGACGTTGCTCAGTGGACAAACGATGAGAGAAAGTCTGGATCGTTACAGGAAGTGATTGTTGGCGCAGATGTATTCATTGGTGTGTCTGTTGCAGGAGCATTGACAACGAGTATGATTGAAACGATGAATCGCGATGCAATTATTTTCGCGATGGCAAACCCGACGCCAGAAATTATGCCGGAAGAAGCGTTACAAGCAGGTGCAACTGTTGTTGGCACCGGGCGTTCTGATTATCCGAATCAAGTGAATAATGTTTTAGCGTTTCCAGGTATTTTTAGAGGAGCGCTTGATGTGCGCGCTAAACAAATTAATGAACAAATGAAAATGGCAGCCGTTGAGGCGATCGCTAATTTAATTACAGAAGACGAGCTACGTGCGGATTATGTCATTCCCGCTCCATTCGATCCGCGTGTCGCTCCAGCTGTTGCCGCTGCTGTGGCGAAAGCTGCGATGGAAACAGGTGTTGCACAAATTATTGTCGATCCGAAAGAAGTAGAAAGACGGACACGACAATTGGCTTTCATTGCAGGTGAGCATGAACATGACTACTTCTAAAGTGTACATCGAAACATTTTGGCAAATTCATCGCATGATTGAAGAAGCAGGTCTTCAACCAGGTGATCGGCTTCCATCTGAACGAGAGCTAGCCGACCGATTAGGAGTCGGACGCTCTTCTGTTCGTGAAGCGTTGCGGGCGTTAGAGTTGCTCGGATTAATTGAAACGCGTCGCGGGGAAGGAACGTTTATGAAACCGTTTGGTGACCATCAGCTCATTCAGCTTCTCGGCTCGTTTATTTTACAAGGAAATCGGGAAAAACGAGATTTAATCGAAACAAAAGTTCTTATCGAACGAATATGTTTGCAGCTTACTTGTGAACGACTGACGGATGAGAAGCTTGAGCGTATCAAACGGGAGGAACATACGTATCATTCATTTTTTCGGCGAATTGTAGAAGCGACGGATAACGATTTGCTGTTGCGCATTTGGCTCGTATTAGCCGACTTTTTTAAACACGTCTATACGTTGACTCTCCCTTCCGAATTTTATGAACAAATGTGGGTGGCATTACGAAAACGGTCGTGTGAAGAAGCAATAGCGGTGTATGAACAATACGTGATGCAAAAAATGTCGAAAGAGAACTGACACAATATGACAAACAAAGTTGTTTTTATTCGGTAAAGTAGAAATGGACTAAGTAGGGGAGGGAAATATGTGCTGAAAGATTTGTTCTCCAAAAAGAAGAAATATGCTACCATTCCATCTGAACAAGCGAAGCAAGACGTGCCAGAAGGCATTATGACGAAATGTCCAAAATGTAAAAAAATCATGTATACGAAAGAACTAGTGAAAAACTTACGCGTTTGTATATCGTGTGGCTATCATCATCCGATGTCTGCTCCTGAACGAATTGGGTGTTTATTAGATGAAGGAACGTTTCAAGAATACGATCGTCACCTTCTTTCTAAAAACCCGCTCGAATTCCCTCAATATATGGAAAAAATTGAGGAAGATCGCGAAAAAACAAAACTAAATGAAGCAGTCGTGACCGGTGAAGGAACAATAAACGGTTTCCCGGTCGTTATAGCCGTAATGGATTCCCGTTTCCGCATGGGAAGTATGGGATCGGTTGTCGGAGAAAAAATTGCACGTGCCATTGAACGAGCGATGGAAAAATCGGTACCTTTTATTATTTTTACCGCTTCAGGTGGAGCGCGGATGCAAGAAGGTGTATTAAGTTTGATGCAAATGGCGAAGACAAGCGCTGCGTTAAAACTGTTTAGTGAACAAGGCGGGCTTATTATTTCAGTGATGACTCATCCGACAACAGGTGGTGTATCAGCAAGTTTCGCCTCGCTTGGAGATTACAATTTTGCTGAGCCAGGGGCACTCATCGGCTTTGCAGGACGGCGCGTCATTGAACAAACCGTTCGTGAGGAATTGCCAGATGACTTTCAAACAGCGGAGTTTTTATTGAAACACGGACAGCTAGATGCGGTGATTCCACGTCATGAACTAAAAGACACATTAACGAATGTATTAGACATTCACCAATCGCGAGGTGGAGACGAATGGCATACGAATTAGAATTTGAAAAACCACTTGTAGAATTGCGAAAAAAAATTAGTGAATTAAAAGAATTTACAAAGCATCGCGATGTTGACTTTTCCGATGAAATTAATAAATTAGAAGCCCGACTTGAAAAGCTGGAAAACGACATTTATGCAAACTTAAGCCCGTGGGATCGTGTGCAAATTGCGCGCCATCCGAATCGACCGACAACGCTTGATTATATTGAACGGTTGTTTACAAACTTTTTCGAATGTCATGGTGATCGCTGTTTTGGTGATGACGAAGCGATCGTAGGAGGAATTGCAAAATATCACGGATTACCTGTGACTGTCATCGGTCATCAACGTGGGAAAGATACGAAAGAAAATATTCGTCGTAATTTTGGTATGCCCCATCCAGAAGGATATCGAAAAGCGCTTCGTTTAATGAAGCAAGCTGAGAAATTTGGGCGTCCGATTATTTGTTTTATTGATACGAAGGGGGCGTATCCAGGAAAGGCTGCTGAAGAACGGGGGCAAAGCGAAGCAATCGCACGGAACTTATTTGAAATGGCAGGGTTGACAGTTCCAGTTGTATGCGTTGTTATTGGCGAAGGAGGAAGCGGTGGTGCGCTTGCCCTCGGTGTTGGAAACTACGTTCACATGCTTGAAAATTCAACATATTCCGTTATTTCACCAGAAGGAGCAGCAGCAATTTTATGGAAAGATGCATCGCTTGCAAAAAAAGCTGCAGAAACGATGAAAATTACAGCAAAAGATTTAAAACAGCTCGGTGTCATCGATGAAATTATTCCAGAAGTGCGTGGCGGTGCGCATCGAAATGTTGATGAACAAGCGAAATATATTGACGATGTGCTTAAACGTTCCTTGCGTGAATTGCTTCCACTACATGCCGAACAGTTGATTGCGCAGCGATATGAAAAATATAAGAAGATTGGCGACTTTGTTGAATCTCAGCAACATGTGTCGGTTATGTAAAAAAGGTCATCCATGTCGATGGCCTTTTTTATTACATGAAAAAAAAAGCTTTGGGTAAACTTTTTGTAGTGTGAAAAAATCAACGTTTTGTGAAACATTTCATTATGTATTGTGTTCTATATACCTTCGTGTTATCTTAAAGTAAGAGGTCATACTTCTTATTTTATTTTGTTAAAGAGGTGAAGAGCGATGAAAAGAATTGGTGTGCTTACGAGCGGTGGCGATTCGCCGGGAATGAATGCTGCCATTCGTGCCGTTGTTCGAAAAGCGATTTATCACGGATTAGAAGTGTACGGCATTTATCACGGATATGCAGGATTAATTGCTGGTCAAATTAAAAAACTCGAAATCGGGGATGTTGGCGATAT
It encodes:
- a CDS encoding sporulation protein, producing MRVPPYTRDPGWQRFFAGAAIGALISWIVFSQIFGILQEKQVRLLKMQQEIIAQLKHDLNIWQQDYIQLNKENKKRLTIQSIDVKVINAKSYGIDTYTTFRMEEDIKKDIQHITAKDIETVYKSRELLKKAIENKTYIIDNRTYHLDIETILFFTHISIELKLKQQ
- a CDS encoding GntR family transcriptional regulator, which codes for MQVSMNMTTSKVYIETFWQIHRMIEEAGLQPGDRLPSERELADRLGVGRSSVREALRALELLGLIETRRGEGTFMKPFGDHQLIQLLGSFILQGNREKRDLIETKVLIERICLQLTCERLTDEKLERIKREEHTYHSFFRRIVEATDNDLLLRIWLVLADFFKHVYTLTLPSEFYEQMWVALRKRSCEEAIAVYEQYVMQKMSKEN
- a CDS encoding acetyl-CoA carboxylase carboxyl transferase subunit beta, whose product is MLKDLFSKKKKYATIPSEQAKQDVPEGIMTKCPKCKKIMYTKELVKNLRVCISCGYHHPMSAPERIGCLLDEGTFQEYDRHLLSKNPLEFPQYMEKIEEDREKTKLNEAVVTGEGTINGFPVVIAVMDSRFRMGSMGSVVGEKIARAIERAMEKSVPFIIFTASGGARMQEGVLSLMQMAKTSAALKLFSEQGGLIISVMTHPTTGGVSASFASLGDYNFAEPGALIGFAGRRVIEQTVREELPDDFQTAEFLLKHGQLDAVIPRHELKDTLTNVLDIHQSRGGDEWHTN
- a CDS encoding sporulation protein produces the protein MEIKTAFLPAFIQSYFIALGVLVGGALIGGFGAFLSGEPPLTMMYRFASSLKIWALIAAIGGTFDTFYSMERGFFQGETRDVIKQFLLILSATGGAQTGMTFIRWFTQEHGA
- a CDS encoding NAD-dependent malic enzyme, coding for MSLFEEALRMHKRYQGKLEVKAKVPLKNAYDLSLAYSPGVAEPCKVIHQEPSKIYDYTLKANTVAVVSNGSAVLGLGNIGAEAALPVMEGKAVLFKSFAGVDAFPICLNTSDAEQIIQTVKLLESTFGGINLEDIAAPHCFIIEERLKQELNIPVFHDDQHGTAIVTVAGLVNALKLVNKKIEDVRVVINGAGAAGIAIIKLLRCYGVKHMIMCDSKGAIYEGRPYGMNDVKRDVAQWTNDERKSGSLQEVIVGADVFIGVSVAGALTTSMIETMNRDAIIFAMANPTPEIMPEEALQAGATVVGTGRSDYPNQVNNVLAFPGIFRGALDVRAKQINEQMKMAAVEAIANLITEDELRADYVIPAPFDPRVAPAVAAAVAKAAMETGVAQIIVDPKEVERRTRQLAFIAGEHEHDYF
- a CDS encoding acetyl-CoA carboxylase carboxyl transferase subunit alpha produces the protein MAYELEFEKPLVELRKKISELKEFTKHRDVDFSDEINKLEARLEKLENDIYANLSPWDRVQIARHPNRPTTLDYIERLFTNFFECHGDRCFGDDEAIVGGIAKYHGLPVTVIGHQRGKDTKENIRRNFGMPHPEGYRKALRLMKQAEKFGRPIICFIDTKGAYPGKAAEERGQSEAIARNLFEMAGLTVPVVCVVIGEGGSGGALALGVGNYVHMLENSTYSVISPEGAAAILWKDASLAKKAAETMKITAKDLKQLGVIDEIIPEVRGGAHRNVDEQAKYIDDVLKRSLRELLPLHAEQLIAQRYEKYKKIGDFVESQQHVSVM
- a CDS encoding DNA polymerase III subunit alpha, which produces MSFIHLQVRSGYSLLSSTVKIEELVTRARELQFPAIALTDENVLYGVMPFYEACQAHGIKPIIGMMATIMDEHGHPDQLVLLAKNNDGYRQLVHIATAIQMNDGKGISLLDFSHHTSELIGMTSGVYGRVEQHLLNGEIEQAEAIVQTYAKLFQRGDFYINVQRHGLQEQEHLLSLLFEHSKRWDIPLVATNDVRYIYKEDTLAFECLLAMKHGKKMVDPNRPRLATNEYHLKSAHEMAALFSSGYEAVEETVRIAQRCHVTFESKRWFMPRYPVPSGKTADEYLQTWCWEQFTKRFPDRPKAYVARLQYELQIIQQMNFSDYFLIVADFVRFARERGILTGPGRGSAAGSIVAYILGITQVDPLQYGLLFERFLNPARLSLPDIDIDFPDDRREEVIRYIEQKYGTDHVAQIVTFGTFGMRSAIREVGRVFDVDEREIQQTLATGSFDRTLPWHYVAQRIEGLPKHTSVHAAGIVISPRPLTDIIPLQSGQTTTYVTQYAMDALERLGLLKFDLLALKNLTMIEQMIQSIEQRTGHRLSFENMPIDDQKTYALLSRGDTFGVFQLESEGMKRILRELQPTTFEDIVAVNALFRPGPMEQIPTYIARKHGREPIHYMHDDLQSILQSTYGVIVYQEQIMKIAEQMAKFSLAQADLLRRAISKKDVGQMEKEKKHFIEGCIQNGYDAHLANELYELIVRFAGYGFNRSHAVAYSYIAYMLAYIKAHYPLDFYAAVLTNVSGQKEKMMQCVHELRSKKIRLLPPSIARSEGHFTVDDNGIRFGLLAIKQVNAAFVKQMVRERQKRPFSDFFDFVSRLRMESSQKKVIEALIFSGCFDEFHIERATLYASIDVAIEHAELMNFSLHVQPKYVHAEPLSLIDQLKYEKQWLNVYVSPHPVESFSHFYSMWGAKRMYEWTKENVNHGKVIVYVEEVTRKRTKKGEEMAFVTICDDSDEWQAVVFPTSYRRFHDLLQQGSILYMEGKIEQRSSGWHLIVQQVRKPVCVYIKIDEQHASPVVLKQLKDVLTAHRGHAPVILYYETERKKVQLSHEYAVSPNDVCIRQLVTLLGDGNVAVK